Sequence from the Labeo rohita strain BAU-BD-2019 unplaced genomic scaffold, IGBB_LRoh.1.0 scaffold_161, whole genome shotgun sequence genome:
CTCGTCtgactgagatccagctctTGGGTGACTCTCCTCTCTCTGGGTGTTTGCAGTAGTAGAAACCCTCATGTGACTTTGAGACAGTAGTGATGCTCATCTCTGTAGTTTGATTCTGGATGAGTGATCCATCTTTATAGAAATCAGCTCTGAGGTTTGGTGAGGTTGTATGTCGATATAAACAGTGTAGAATCAGATGATCTCCTTCAGTCACAGGATGAACAGGactctccagaatcacaccagcTACAGAAACAGAGCAAACATGCATAAGTATATAAACAATaagataattaaataaacaatgtaatgAACTCTGATAAAGTGCTGCTTGCTCATTGAGTTTTGTTCTGCTTCATCcattgtcaagtcaagtcaagtcaagctttattgtcattccgctacatgtgtggacatacagtggaatGAAATGTCATGTCTCGCAGGACCACGgcactacataaataaacataaatatgaacataaatacactagacgtaggaacaattttttaaacctatacatgtaactatacatatactataaataattgactatacatacacataacctaagacagactatacaagtagtttacataataactgtgcatgataatgtgcaTAAGAGGTATTTAAAGGTTAAGAGGCAAATAGTGCAAAAAGATTTGTGGTGCGTTGACAAGTAGACATTTGTGAGTCCTTATTAGGTCCTTGTAATGTTAATAAGTGTTAACaagaaagtgtctggtgcatagagagaaaagagtgtttctacaggtggtttgtctagcccactcacctgtaGGTAGCACACTCAGAGGTGCACAGTGTTTTCTGTGTACATGTAGTGTTTATAggaaagtgtctggtgcatatagAGATGAAAGAATGCGttactacaggtggtttgtccagcccactcacctgtgtgtagcgcactcagaattgcaaaaattgtgttttgagttttccaACAGTTTACATTGTAGATAAGGTTTCAGAGGGGGGTGAGGTGGTTGGAATTGAGGGCTCTCACAGCctgggggaaaaagctgttgagcagtcttgcagagcgggctctgatgctcctgtagcgtcttcctgatggcaggagctggaagagatgATGGGAGGGGTGGGTGGGGTCCTTCACGATACTAGTGGCTTTACCTGAGCATCATGCAAGGAAAATGTCCAGAAGGGAGGGGAGAGGGGCACCGATGatctttgcagctgtgttcactgtccgctgtagggtcttgcggtcagcagcactgcagttcccgtaccagacagtgatgcagctggtcagcacactctcaatGGTTCCCCTTGTAGAATGTGGTGAGGATGGGTGGAGGGAGACTTGCCCTTTTCAGCCGGCAGCGAAAGTGTAGGCGCTGTTGTGCCTTCTTGGAGAGTGACATGGTGTTGGTGGTCCAGGTGAGATCCTCCGTGATGTGCACCCCCAGGAATTTGGTGCTGCTGACTCTCTCCACAGCTGAGCTGTCGATGGTCAGTGGGGGGTGGTCAACAGAGTTCCTCCGGAAGTCCATCACAACCTCCTTTGTCTTACTCACATTGAGGGACAGGTTGTTTGCACCACACCATTCAACCAGTTGTGCCACTTCCTCTCTGTAGTGTGTTTCATCGTTGTTGCTGATGAGACCTACCACCGTTGTGTCATCAgcaaacttgatgatgtggttggagctgaacttggcaGTGCAGTCGTGGGTCAGCAGCGTGAAGAGCAGTGGGCTGAGAACACAGCCCTGTGGGGCACCTGTGCTCAGTGTGGTAGTGCTCGAGGTGTTGTGGCCGACACGGACTGACTGAGGTCTTCCAGTTAAGAAGTCCAGGATCCAATTACAGAGGGAGGTGTTAAGGCCCAGAAGGTTTAGTTTGTTGATAAGCTGTTGTGGGATTATTGTATTGAATGCTGAGCTGAAGTCAATGAACAGCATTCTAACATTTTCTACGTTCTAACGTTTTCTAAGTGAGTAAGAGCCAGGTGGAGGGTGGAGGAAATGGCATCGTCCATGGAGCGGTTTGGACGGTATGAAAACTGGAGCGGATCGAGTGTGTTGGGGAGGCTGGTTTTGATATTGCGCATAACTAACCTCTCAAAGCACTTCATCATGATTGGAGTCAGTGCTATGGGACGGTAGTCATTCAGACAAGACACAGGGGACTTCTTTGGAACTGGGATTATGGAGGTGGATTTGAGACATGTGGGGACGACTGCCTGGCTCAGCGAGGTGTTGAAGATGTCTGTTAGAACATCCGTCAGCTGTGCAGCACAGTCTCTTAGTACACGGCCAGGTATGTTGTCAGGACCCGCAGCCTTGCGTGGGTTAACCCTGGATAGAGTCTTCCTTATATCGGCTGGAGACAGACAGAGTGCCTGGTTGTTGGGAGGTGTGGGTAATTTTTGTGCAGGTGTGTCATTCTGCATTTCAAACCGTGCATAGAACTTGTTGAGTGCGTCTGGAGGGTTGTGTCGTCATCACAGGCCTGTGGCAGGGGCTTGTAACCAGTGATGGTCTGAATGGCTTGCCACAGGCTCCGtgtgtctttgctgtcactaaagtgattatttattttttgtgcatacaAGCGTTTTGCTTGCTTGATGCCACGGGACAGATTGGCTCTTGCTGTTTTTAAGGCTGCTTTGTCTCCTGATCTGAATGCATCATCTCTGGTCTTTAGCAGCCCACGAACCTCTGCTGTCATCCACGGCTTCTGGTTTGCACGTGTGGTGATGGTTTTGGTGACTGTCATATCATCAATGCACTTTTTAATGTAAGCAGTCACAGTTTCAGTGTACTCGTGCAGGTCTGTGTACTGAAAGCAGTCCTGTAGTGTTGAGGTGGCATCATCTGGCCATACTGTGATCTCTTTTTGAACCGGTTTGGTAAGTTTGAGAAGTGGTCTGTATGTTGGGATTAGCATAACAGAGATGTGGTCAGAGTATCCGAGGTGGGGGCGGGGTTCAgctttgtatgcattttttacTGTTGTGTAAACCAAGTCCAGAGTGTTGTTTCCCTTTGTTGCAAAGTTCACATGTTGGTAGAACTTTGGCAAAACTGACTTTAAGTTTGCGTGATTAAAGTCACCGGCAATGATGAAAAAGCCATCggggttatttgtttgttgttcacTGATGGCGCTGTACAGCTCGCGAAGCGCGTCCTTAGCGTTTGCACACGGCAGGATGTAAACCGCGACAATCACAATGGCCGTGAACTCCCATGGCAGATAGAACGGCCGACACttcacaaacataaactccACCAGCGATGAACAGTGTTTTGTCACTACCACAGCACTGTTACACCATCCCTTgttgatataaacacacagtcCTCCCCTGCGAGTCTTACCAGACAGTGCTGTATCTCTGTCCGCTCAGTAGCAGGTTAGCCTGTGCATCTGAACGGCGGAGTCGGGAATGTTGTCGTTTAGCCATGtttcagtgaaaacaaacacacaacaatcCCTTGTCTCATGCAGCGTAGAGCGACTGAGTTGAAATGAGTCCAGTTTATTTTCCAGCGAGCGAACATTAGAGAGCATGAGTGTTGGAAGAGCTGGTCCCCTATCACACCGCCGGCGCTGCCGCTGCTGCTTTGTTCGGGCAGAGCCGCGCTTCTGTCCCGTCACACACCGCCGGCACCGCCGCTTTGTGTGGGTAGCGTCAGTGGACGAGGCCGTGGTCTCGGAGTTCGGCTTTAGCAGTAAGCAAAAGCCTCGGAGCTTCTCAGGTGTCGCCGGTGCGAGTTGGTGGTTGTATGTGTTGCCGATTTCCAAAAGGCTTTGGCGATCATAGATGTATTTTGGAGTGATTTCCTTATGGATTAGCGGTAAACTGAGACTATTTTGAGACGAACAGACGacattaaaagacattaaagcACCGTTTTTCGGACCCGGAGTAGCTGCTGCGTCTGACCACGCCGCCATCTTGGATCAATTGATTGTAAATTGCTggtaaaatgaataaacacagaaacacagacTCACAGTGTACAGTGATATTAACAGGATGATGTTTCACTCCAGATTCAGACTCACACCAGTACACTCCAGTGTCTGATGTGATGGTGGAGCTGATTGTACATGTAGATCCTGTTTGTGATCCTCGACGTAATGATGAACAATCTTCCAGCCGTCCACCGTCTGTGTATCTTCTCACTCTCCATCCAGTAGAGTTACTCTGATCCTCacagctcagagagagagagacagatgtgaAGTGTTGAGTTCTGCTGGGACTGACGATCAGAGAGACAAGTCCAGTGGTGGTGCGACTTCCACCAGAGCAGGATCTCCTTCCTCGGGTATATCATCAGTCCTGAGGGGGTAGCCATGGATGAGAGGAAGGTGGAGGCTGTGCTGAGGTGGCCGCGACCATCCACGCTCCGGGAGCTCCAACGCTTCCTTGGATTTGCCAACTTCTATCGTCGCTTCATACGCAACTTCAGCACCGTTGCGGCCCCTCTTACTGCCATGATAAAGAAGGGTACCACGCGCCTCACCTGGTCCCCAGCGGCGCTGCAGGCTTTTGGCAATCTCCGTCAGAGGTTTAGCACGGCTCCCATCTTACACCACCCTGACCCTGACCAACCTTTTGTTGTGGAGGTAGACGCGTCTAGTACCGGCGTCGGCGCCGTGTTGTCCCAACGACACGGGGAACCACCCAAGTTATTCCCCTGCGCCTACTTCTCCCACAAACTGAGCCCTGCAGAGTGCAACTATGATGTGGGCAACCGCGAGCTACTGACCATAAAGCTGGCGCTGGAGGAATGGCGACACTGGCTGGAGTGCGCTAAGCACCCCTTCACGGTATTAACCGATCACCGGAACCTTGAATATCTCCGCTCTGCCAAAACCCTCAACCATCGCCAGGCCAGATGGGCTCTCTACTTTACTCGTTTCCGCTTCCAAGTAACCTACCGCCCCGGTTCACAGAACACTAAGGCCGACGCTCTCTCCCGCGTCCACGAACCCGGTCAACCAACCAACCctccagaacctgtgctacccACCTCCATCATTGTTGCGCCGGTAGTCTGGGATATCTTGACTGAGATCACTGAGGCACAGAACCAGGACCCACCTCCAGCCGAGTGCCCAGCCAATCTCACCTACGTTCCCCTCAGCCTGAGATCACGGGTCCTGTCGGAGGTTCACTCGGTTCCCAGCTCAGGTCACCCGGGTATCGAGGCCACCCTCCACCTGCTAAGTAATCGTTACTGGTGGCCTACCATGCGCCTGGATACCATCAACTTCATCAAAGCATGCACCGCTTGCAACACCGCAAAAGTGCCTCGTCGGCTGCCTGCTGGTCTCCTCCAACCATTACCTGTGCCACAACGTCCCTGGTCCCATATCGCCATAGACTTTGTCACAGATTTACCACCCTCCAACGGATACACAACCATCCTGTCGGTGGTCGACCGGTTCTCCAAGGCCTGCCGATTCATCCCCTTACCCAAGCTCCCTTCCGCTTTGGAGATGGCTGAAGTCCTTTGCAACTGGGTCTTCCGGCTCTATGGCCTGCCGGAGGATATTGTCTCGGACCGGGGGCCACAGTTCACCTCACGTCTTTGGGCCGCTTTCTTCCATCTTCTAGGGGTTAACGTGAGCCTCACCTCGGGCTACCACCCCCAGGCCAATGGCCAAATCGAGAGATTGAACCAAGAACTTACCCGCTTCCTACGAACATATTGCCAGAACCACCAGGAAGACTGGAACCGATACCTGTTCTGGGCGGAATATGCCCAGAACTCGTTACGCAAACCCTCCACCAGCCTCACTCCGTTCCAGTGCGTACTGGGCTTCCAGCCGCCC
This genomic interval carries:
- the LOC127158622 gene encoding low affinity immunoglobulin gamma Fc region receptor III-A, encoding MAVRGAATVLKLRRRSCSGGSRTTTGLVSLIVSPSRTQHFTSVSLSLSCEDQSNSTGWRVRRYTDGGRLEDCSSLRRGSQTGSTCTISSTITSDTGVYWCESESGVKHHPVNITVHSGVILESPVHPVTEGDHLILHCLYRHTTSPNLRADFYKDGSLIQNQTTEMSITTVSKSHEGFYYCKHPERGESPKSWISVRRVSNDHCLFHSESQICFLNILSSVLTVCPYLLVTVVLIFKCCRMRGWRRAAGVMVYL